A portion of the Bacillus thuringiensis genome contains these proteins:
- a CDS encoding sensor histidine kinase: MFGESDIKLKIRFLQGIRAKFFIAFICSILLATVSIIVFQILAGNIYSQVNVLEEKYSFLYFIVFLIFTTTYFALMTKTLMKRLSQINKNVKEISDGNFEIHIPISKSDEIGELAANVNRMAKSLKESIENEKKSQEMKNEMISNISHDLRTPVTSLIGYADLLGNKLHSNGEECEQYVSILKRKSYELKHQVDDLLEYCQINYREIELHKDEVDMKALIEQIMIDFVPQLDDANMNFYIKNDEVLHVEVDVTLIVRLFENIIGNSIMYGRDGKEIAIEIFNKTMNVEVEIKNFGQCIPKEDLPYIFEKFYRSEKSRSSHTGGKGIGLAISKSIAELHQGDITVRSNDKETVFTVKLPQYKKVRKS, encoded by the coding sequence ATGTTTGGGGAGTCGGATATAAAATTGAAGATTAGATTTTTACAGGGTATTAGGGCGAAATTTTTTATTGCTTTCATATGTAGCATCTTGTTAGCGACTGTAAGTATAATAGTGTTTCAAATTTTGGCTGGAAATATATATAGTCAGGTTAATGTTTTAGAGGAAAAATATTCATTTTTATATTTTATAGTTTTTTTGATTTTTACTACAACATACTTTGCGTTAATGACAAAAACGCTGATGAAAAGGTTGTCTCAAATTAACAAGAACGTGAAGGAAATAAGTGACGGTAATTTTGAAATACATATACCTATTTCGAAAAGCGATGAGATTGGTGAACTAGCGGCAAATGTTAATAGAATGGCGAAAAGCTTAAAAGAGTCTATTGAGAATGAAAAAAAATCACAGGAAATGAAAAATGAAATGATTAGTAATATTTCTCATGACTTACGAACGCCAGTAACATCTTTAATCGGTTATGCGGACCTGTTAGGAAATAAACTCCATTCGAATGGAGAAGAATGTGAACAGTATGTAAGTATATTAAAGCGAAAAAGTTATGAATTAAAACATCAAGTAGATGATTTATTAGAATACTGTCAAATAAATTATAGAGAGATTGAATTACATAAAGATGAAGTAGATATGAAAGCATTAATTGAACAAATCATGATTGACTTTGTACCACAATTAGATGATGCCAATATGAACTTTTATATTAAAAATGATGAAGTGCTACATGTAGAAGTTGATGTGACACTTATAGTGAGACTATTTGAAAATATAATAGGCAATAGTATTATGTACGGGAGAGATGGAAAGGAAATTGCAATTGAAATTTTCAATAAAACAATGAATGTTGAAGTAGAAATTAAAAATTTTGGACAATGCATTCCGAAAGAGGACCTTCCTTACATTTTTGAGAAGTTTTATCGTAGTGAAAAATCACGTAGTTCTCATACGGGCGGGAAAGGAATAGGACTTGCAATTTCAAAAAGTATAGCCGAGCTCCATCAAGGGGATATCACTGTACGTAGTAACGATAAAGAAACAGTTTTTACTGTGAAATTACCGCAGTATAAAAAAGTAAGAAAGTCGTAA
- a CDS encoding alpha/beta fold hydrolase — protein sequence MWEKYYVETDRGRFEYFQKGEGKPLCVTHLYSEFNGKGNLFASAFTNHYTVYLINLRGCGNSTHDTTKYNLGMVDAVRDLEAIRKALNIEDWTYAGHSTGGMLALQYAIMCPEKLVKIIAGGLCASAEYINHKNSIYCRDNNQNARLREIFAVLRDTASTIDERRAVNKEWTMMSLYNESAYDEMITRPNSGKTVSKRLDYFSYKELPTFDVRLQLENVNIQARIYAGIYDAQCPHEFAVEVAELMPNAIMSTFEYSNHFPFIEEEEEFEKFVESTV from the coding sequence ATGTGGGAGAAGTATTATGTTGAAACTGATAGAGGGAGATTTGAGTATTTTCAAAAGGGTGAAGGAAAACCACTGTGTGTAACGCATTTATACAGTGAGTTTAATGGCAAGGGTAACTTATTTGCTTCGGCATTTACGAATCATTACACAGTGTATCTTATAAACTTAAGAGGGTGCGGAAACTCTACACATGACACCACTAAATATAATCTAGGAATGGTAGATGCAGTACGTGATTTAGAGGCGATACGTAAAGCATTAAATATTGAAGATTGGACGTATGCAGGTCATTCGACTGGTGGAATGCTTGCTTTACAGTATGCGATAATGTGTCCGGAGAAGCTTGTGAAAATTATAGCTGGCGGATTATGTGCATCAGCTGAGTATATAAATCACAAAAATAGTATTTATTGTAGAGATAATAATCAAAATGCTCGTTTAAGAGAAATATTTGCAGTACTTAGGGACACGGCTTCTACAATTGATGAGAGGCGTGCCGTAAACAAAGAATGGACAATGATGTCTTTATATAATGAATCAGCTTATGATGAAATGATTACTAGACCGAACAGCGGTAAAACAGTTTCAAAACGTCTTGATTATTTTTCTTATAAGGAGTTACCTACATTTGATGTGCGTTTACAATTAGAGAATGTAAATATACAAGCCCGTATTTACGCTGGAATTTATGATGCACAGTGTCCTCATGAATTTGCAGTAGAAGTAGCCGAACTTATGCCAAATGCAATAATGTCGACATTTGAATACAGTAATCATTTTCCATTTATTGAGGAGGAAGAAGAGTTTGAAAAATTTGTTGAAAGCACGGTGTGA
- a CDS encoding M23 family metallopeptidase has protein sequence MWKKFLLVIIVSFLIISWILVYVANDVTSVFVWWSIQAFSFISVFLLIGSVIIFFLKGIFRKRIDRTLFLIILFSIIGAWPVGWFANIGRIAYSADIQSMSPKAVVRFPLNERALIGWGGDRLETNYHVIKPNERWAYDILIPPAEVKSSKLEDYGIYGAKVMAPASGTVVSINNNEQDLVPGSDNFQSMAGNHIYLRLDETGTFLILAHLKKGSINVREGQRVNEGEFLAQVGNSGSSSEPHLHIHHQRQDPSKVSMFFAEGLPLYFRTENGFMMPEKGEYIKGN, from the coding sequence ATGTGGAAGAAATTTTTATTAGTAATTATAGTTTCTTTTTTAATTATAAGTTGGATCTTAGTTTATGTAGCTAATGATGTTACATCAGTTTTTGTTTGGTGGAGTATACAGGCTTTTAGTTTTATTTCAGTTTTCCTCTTGATAGGATCAGTAATAATATTTTTTTTGAAAGGCATTTTTAGAAAGCGGATAGATAGAACGCTATTTTTAATCATTCTGTTTTCTATCATTGGAGCTTGGCCTGTCGGTTGGTTTGCTAATATAGGTAGAATTGCTTACTCAGCAGATATACAATCTATGAGTCCTAAAGCAGTAGTTCGTTTTCCTTTGAATGAACGAGCATTAATAGGTTGGGGTGGTGATCGGTTAGAAACGAACTATCACGTTATAAAACCAAATGAAAGGTGGGCATATGATATTCTCATTCCACCTGCTGAAGTGAAAAGTAGTAAGTTAGAGGATTACGGAATATATGGAGCGAAAGTAATGGCACCAGCTTCTGGGACGGTTGTATCAATTAATAATAATGAACAAGATTTAGTTCCGGGATCGGATAATTTTCAGTCAATGGCTGGGAATCATATTTATTTACGACTAGATGAAACAGGCACATTTTTAATTCTTGCCCATTTAAAGAAAGGATCAATTAATGTGAGAGAAGGACAACGTGTAAATGAAGGAGAGTTTCTTGCTCAAGTCGGTAACTCAGGAAGTTCAAGTGAGCCGCATTTACATATTCATCATCAAAGGCAAGATCCGTCCAAGGTAAGTATGTTTTTTGCGGAAGGATTGCCACTTTACTTTCGAACTGAAAATGGTTTCATGATGCCGGAAAAAGGAGAATATATAAAAGGGAATTAG
- a CDS encoding Nramp family divalent metal transporter translates to MNKDITKDEHLPSESTTVQSAHLALSGETKGWKRLLPFLGPAFIASVAYIDPGNFATNIAAGSQYGYLLLWVILASNLMAVLIQTLSAKLGIATGNNLPEIARENFPKPVSIGLWIQGELVIMATDLAEFIGAALGLYLLFGIPMLPAALITAAGSFIILEFQRRGFRPLEAIITGMIFIVVIAFGIQVFYAKPELSPLLSGLFIPKFQGVDSILLAAGILGATVMPHAIYLHSALTQRRVVGTTDEQKKKIFRFEFIDIIIAMVIAGAINASMLIVAAALFFKNGMHVEDLDVAYTQFSNLVGPVSAALFGIGLLSAGLSSSSVGTMSGDIIMQGFIRMHIPLYLRRFITMIPPLVIIALGVNPTYALVMSQVVLSFGIAFALVPLIMFTSNKKIMGALVNHRITTFIAWIIAALVIILNIFLLYQTFVG, encoded by the coding sequence ATGAATAAAGATATAACAAAAGATGAACATCTCCCTTCTGAAAGTACAACTGTACAATCAGCCCACTTAGCTTTAAGTGGAGAAACAAAAGGTTGGAAAAGACTGTTACCATTTTTAGGACCCGCTTTTATCGCGTCCGTTGCTTATATTGATCCTGGCAACTTTGCTACAAATATCGCAGCTGGTTCACAATATGGATATTTACTATTATGGGTTATACTCGCTTCTAACTTAATGGCTGTATTAATCCAAACTTTATCAGCTAAATTAGGAATTGCTACAGGAAACAATTTACCCGAAATAGCTCGTGAAAACTTTCCAAAGCCTGTGTCTATCGGCTTATGGATACAAGGTGAACTAGTTATTATGGCTACAGATTTAGCGGAATTTATTGGAGCTGCATTGGGGCTTTACTTACTATTTGGAATCCCGATGCTACCTGCCGCTTTAATTACAGCAGCCGGATCATTTATTATCCTTGAATTTCAACGTAGAGGATTTCGTCCACTAGAAGCTATTATTACAGGAATGATTTTCATTGTAGTAATCGCTTTTGGGATTCAAGTTTTTTATGCAAAACCAGAATTAAGTCCCCTTCTTTCAGGACTATTTATTCCAAAATTCCAAGGTGTAGACAGTATATTACTTGCAGCAGGGATTTTAGGTGCAACAGTTATGCCGCATGCAATATACTTGCATTCTGCATTAACACAACGCCGCGTGGTTGGAACAACTGATGAACAAAAGAAAAAGATTTTCCGTTTCGAATTTATTGATATCATTATCGCAATGGTTATCGCTGGAGCAATTAATGCGAGTATGTTAATTGTTGCTGCTGCACTATTCTTTAAAAATGGTATGCACGTTGAAGATTTAGATGTGGCATACACTCAGTTTAGTAACTTAGTCGGTCCTGTATCAGCTGCGTTATTTGGAATTGGGCTCTTATCAGCAGGACTATCTAGCTCTTCTGTCGGTACAATGTCAGGTGATATTATTATGCAAGGTTTCATTCGAATGCATATTCCGTTATACTTACGCCGATTTATTACAATGATTCCACCACTAGTAATTATCGCTTTAGGTGTAAATCCAACTTACGCTCTAGTCATGAGCCAAGTCGTCTTATCATTCGGTATTGCTTTTGCATTAGTACCACTTATTATGTTTACAAGCAATAAAAAAATTATGGGTGCGCTCGTTAATCACCGCATAACAACCTTTATCGCTTGGATCATTGCTGCACTTGTTATCATTTTAAATATTTTCTTATTGTATCAAACATTTGTAGGGTAA